In Drosophila teissieri strain GT53w chromosome 2R, Prin_Dtei_1.1, whole genome shotgun sequence, the following proteins share a genomic window:
- the LOC122613541 gene encoding uncharacterized protein LOC122613541, producing the protein MSILQRTSLSLTSQVARNSTDFERSSRLGSTVLNFNTIAINEMPEKTPATTEYSKDETKELVRHQKRTKAQGVTKTMVGNKSRKVATKPRKAVPSQTILPTIKKKEKSQASSKETSRRSSQRLYFLDRFSRNDLFDSPENRSSAMSIGSITSVSSRNSTSSRRSRGRHSVNKHPINKVGYWGRHRIYVLKPKKPKLAEIVQDTPTDTYNVQIQIVESLESLHSIHRQHYSISDSDSKKVLTSILSESDSETESTVSEHESDFQETDYEEQSERLKFLKIFGSLPDISNLSASDSLENTELPKEKDKLFVAVQKVKINQRESDSFADLQVDDEFTDNLDQKALSLESESVIETDEEINNEIVRNDSPDKDITEHLFRIRINSPTFDDSTSDPFNEVHMANVAVVEQFLTSLINDAVEYNERTSVRLRRLLDKEKMLEELSQLVIEYQLEIHRNQSLEKITTDYYVRRKEFSLVSEEKQVDTINRERLMSALVELDNRLEQIKLTKELSVKQINDLLQQEAAARALDDQILATFEAKVRETVCKEGFDRVTSVLNDLLKKMKKTRDETSAIREELLFVQHRFQALKIKSEKLENLGNGLRVLEYISNHAENTALSLKNKEKEIELRRFRDRKTYDLHAMAHLKNKKKMNEELLENMKKKLKTLVQQKNVLRARHYQEMVRHDRVKKKILKLKKAGCLMHYPVLLLDYDATVNQVRSKRLVVRKLRMEHIRLEERISDVDTHIQTLHASLRTKLSLGSVSFKRLSSRNQVRTRR; encoded by the exons ATGAGTATACTTCAAAGAACCTCACTTTCGCTGACATCGCAAGTAGCGAGAAACTCCACAGACTTTGAACGATCATCGCGATTGGGATCGACtgtattaaattttaatacaaTTGCTATAAATGAAATGCCTGAAAAAaccccagcaacaacagaataCTCCAAAGATGAAACCAAAGAACTGGTAAGACACCAAAAAAGAACAAAGGCACAAGGGGTTACAAAGACTATGGTTGGGAATAAGTCTCGTAAAGTGGCCACAAAGCCCCGAAAGGCGGTTCCATCCCAAACCATTTTGCCAACGATCAAAAAGAAGGAGAAATCTCAGGCAAGCTCTAAAGAAACGTCACGGAGATCAAGTCAAAGATTATATTTCCTTGACCGTTTCTCTAGAAATGACCTTTTCGATTCTCCTGAAAATCGGTCTAGTGCCATGTCTATAGGATCGATTACCTCCGTGTCATCTAGAAATTCCACAAGTTCGCGGAGATCTAGAGGCAGGCATAGCGTAAATAAGCATCCCATAAACAAAGTCGGATACTGGGGTCGTCATAgaatatatgttttaaaaccTAAGAAGCCAAAACTAGCTGAAATAGTACAGGACACCCCCACAGATACTTATAATGTGCAGATACAGATCGTCGAATCATTAGAATCCTTACATTcaatacatcgccagcactaCAGTATTTCGGATTCTGATTCAAAAAAAGTGTTAACTAGTATTTTATCGGAGTCTGATTCTGAAACGGAGTCGACTGTATCGGAACACGAAAGTGACTTTCAAGAAACAGATTATGAGGAACAATCTGAAAGACTTAAGttcttgaaaatatttggtagTCTACCTGATATTAGCAACCTCTCTGCTAGTGACAGTCTTGAGAATACAGAGTTGCCCAAAGAGAAGGACAAATTATTTGTAGCCGTCcagaaagtaaaaataaatcagcGAGAATCGGACTCATTCGCGGATCTCCAAGTGGATGATGAGTTCACCGATAATCTAGACCAGAAAGCACTCAGTCTAGAGAGCGAGTCTGTAATCGAAACCGATGAGGAAATTAATAATGAGATTGTGCGAAATGATAGCCCAGACAAGGATATTACTGAACACTTATTTAGAATCCGGATCAATTCACCGACCTTCGACGATTCCACATCGGATCCGTTTAACGAGGTTCATATGGCTAATGTAGCGGTGGTTGAGCAGTTCCTCACCTCATTAATAAATGATGCGGTTGAATATAATGAAAGAACCTCCGTCCGATTGAGACGACTGCTGGACAAAGAAAAGATGCTGGAGGAGCTGTCTCAGTTGGTAATCGAATACCAACTTGAAATACATCGCAATCAGAGTCTCGAGAAGATCACCACAGATTACTATGTAAGGCGTAAGGAGTTTTCCTTGGTCAGCGAGGAGAAGCAAGTCGACACGATAAACCGCGAAAGGCTGATGTCTGCTCTGGTAGAATTGGATAATCGTTTGGAGCAAATTAAGCTGACTAAAGAGTTAAGTGTTAAGCAAATCAACGATTTATTGCAGCAGGAGGCAGCAGCCCGCGCTCTGGATGACCAGATACTCGCCACATTTGAAGCGAAGGTCAGGGAAACAGTCTGCAAGGAGGGATTTGATCGCGTAACGAGTGTACTGAATGACCTTCtcaaaaaaatgaagaagacCCGCGATGAGACATCCGCCATACGAGAGGAATTGCTTTTTGTACAGCACCGCTTCCAGGCCTTAAAAATC AAATCGGAAAAGTTGGAAAATCTTGGCAATGGGCTCCGTGTCCTTGAATATATTTCTAATCATGCCGAAAATACTGCTCTGAGTCTTAAAAATAAGG AAAAGGAAATAGAACTTAGGCGATTTCGCGACCGCAAAACCTATGATCTTCATGCGATGGCCCATTTgaagaacaagaagaaaatGAACGAGGAGCTGCTTGAAAATATGAAGAAGAAGCTAAAAACGCTGGTGCAGCAGAAGAATGTCCTCAGAGCTCGTCACTACCAGGAAATGGTGAGGCACGATCGGGTGAAGAAGAAGATACTCAAGCTGAAAAAGGCCGGCTGTTTGATGCACTATCCGGTTTTGTTGCTGGACTACGATGCAACCGTGAATCAGGTGAGGAGCAAGCGATTGGTGGTCAGGAAGCTCCGGATGGAACACATTCGCCTGGAGGAGAGGATCTCAGACGTGGACACCCATATCCAAACTTTGCACGCGTCACTCAGAACGAAACTGAGTCTTGGCTCCGTCTCCTTCAAACGGCTGAGCAGCAGGAACCAAGTCAGAACAAGAAGGTAG